A single genomic interval of Streptomyces sp. NBC_00663 harbors:
- a CDS encoding DUF6233 domain-containing protein — translation MSALPPDVPRLRAILRHLEQQIAENETVGVYLRLQREAVAEALAHTEGNAAQQPSSVRAQQPAALTGFTSNARGSKATGFAVERQRRAIGPEPARIHTDDCGNAGPTHPVTAQDARAALLDPMVEACPFCRPDTELGIDVD, via the coding sequence ATGTCCGCCCTACCGCCTGACGTCCCTCGCCTCCGAGCGATCCTGCGGCACCTGGAACAGCAGATCGCCGAGAACGAGACCGTGGGCGTGTACCTGCGTCTTCAGCGCGAGGCTGTTGCTGAGGCGCTGGCCCATACAGAAGGCAATGCAGCACAGCAGCCATCTTCAGTGCGCGCGCAGCAGCCAGCTGCCCTGACCGGCTTCACGAGCAACGCCCGCGGCTCCAAGGCGACTGGCTTCGCCGTGGAGCGACAGCGGAGGGCGATCGGACCAGAACCCGCCCGCATCCACACCGACGACTGCGGGAACGCCGGCCCCACGCACCCGGTGACCGCACAGGACGCCCGCGCGGCACTGCTCGACCCCATGGTGGAGGCTTGCCCGTTCTGCCGCCCAGACACCGAGCTAGGGATCGATGTGGACTGA